The following are from one region of the Schistocerca cancellata isolate TAMUIC-IGC-003103 chromosome 11, iqSchCanc2.1, whole genome shotgun sequence genome:
- the LOC126108578 gene encoding uncharacterized protein LOC126108578, with protein MSPEWAASRPAPVVRINDLPDEVLLEIFSYLPLEDMARSAHVCTKWHILLKREGQLWRRKEWSSGSVGATRRLLAFSGGFPRLRCLRLLYDSEYSIRIAWPEVTVHLYVGTPYRWEPYFRSFDTESLVVSEFIAENISSYIECVDTRTLRRICVAEQHLEYRQPRRGSYFTFVPTSPHYSSPLRSYGHAEMVHSSERCYPRDEFGPDRESVSGSSSVSDASETEGEADSEVCADGCVAYPALEVLNVHCKRLSQQQLRQLCALGPLRVLRIESRGLRDLWLLRGLGPRLEELVVADCAALDVEDFSELHGLVRLRTLRLGKCRLGESVLRDLTADLPHLSTLSLNGRELLACSQ; from the coding sequence AGTGGGCAGCATCGAGACCGGCACCGGTCGTGAGAATTAACGACCTGCCAGACGAGGTCCTACTGGAAATCTTCTCCTACCTGCCACTGGAGGACATGGCGCGGAGTGCGCATGTGTGCACAAAGTGGCACATCCTGTTGAAGCGGGAAGGGCAGCTGTGGAGGCGTAAGGAGTGGAGCAGTGGCAGCGTGGGTGCGACGCGGAGGCTCCTCGCGTTCAGCGGGGGCTTCCCCCGGCTGCGTTGCTTGCGACTGCTCTACGACAGCGAGTACAGTATCCGCATTGCCTGGCCCGAAGTGACGGTCCACCTGTACGTCGGCACTCCCTACCGGTGGGAGCCGTACTTCCGGTCCTTCGATACCGAAAGTCTGGTGGTGAGCGAGTTCATAGCGGAGAATATTTCCAGTTACATAGAGTGCGTAGACACGCGAACCCTGAGGAGGATCTGTGTAGCGGAGCAGCACCTGGAGTACCGCCAGCCGCGCAGGGGGTCGTATTTCACCTTCGTTCCTACCAGCCCGCACTACAGCTCCCCGTTGCGGAGCTACGGTCACGCCGAGATGGTGCACTCCTCGGAGCGGTGCTACCCACGTGACGAATTCGGCCCCGACAGAGAGTCGGTCTCTGGGAGTTCGAGCGTGTCGGACGCGTCGGAGACGGAGGGCGAGGCGGACTCGGAGGTGTGCGCGGACGGCTGTGTGGCGTACCCGGCCCTGGAGGTGTTGAACGTGCACTGCAAAAGGCTGTCGCAGCAGCAGCTGCGCCAGCTCTGTGCCCTGGGCCCGCTGCGCGTGCTGCGCATCGAGAGCCGCGGTCTGCGCGACCTGTGGCTGCTGCGCGGGCTCGGCCCCCGCCTCGAAGAGCTGGTCGTCGCCGACTGTGCCGCGTTGGACGTGGAGGACTTCTCGGAGCTGCACGGGCTCGTGCGGCTGCGGACGCTCCGGCTGGGGAAGTGCCGGCTGGGGGAGTCGGTGCTGAGGGACCTCACCGCAGACCTGCCCCACCTCAGCACACTTTCGCTCAACGGGCGAGAACTACTTGCGTGCAGTCAGTGA